CCGCCGCGCTGACCGTGGGCGCGGCCACCGGATGGCTTGACCGGTGGAGCCTTCTGGCGGCGATGACGCTGCTTGGGGCGATTTCCGGCACGATCCTGCCCGCCCGGCTGGCGATGGCCTCGTGGCTGGTACCGCGGGCGTTGCTGCCCACGGCACTGGCCGTCAATTCCACCGGGTTCAACCTGTCGCGTTTCGTGGGCCCTGCGCTCGCCGCCGGTCTGCTGGTCGTCGCGCATGAGGCGGTGGTTTTCGGCCTGTCCGCGCTCGGATTTGCCGCGCTGGCGGTGCAGCTTTACCGGATCCGCCATGTCCCGCGGCAGGGGCCGGTCCACCAGCCGGGCCCGCCCGTCTCGACCGCCGCGGTCTATCGCGCGGTCATGGCCACGCCCGCCGTTCTTGGGGTGATCCTGCTGCAATTCGCCCAGGGCGCGCTGATCCGCCCCACGTCAGAGCTTTTCCCCGCGTTCTCGGAACTCGCCTTCGGCATGGGGGAGGCCGGGCTGGGCGCGCTGAACGCCGCACTGGGGCTGGGCGCCATCATCGGGGCGCTGGCGCTGTCGAAAGCGCGGGAGCCGCAGGCGGCCCTGCGCCAGATCCTCATCATGTCGGCGCTGTTCGCGCTCAGCCTGCCGGTCTTCGTGCTGACCGGCCCGTTCGCGCTGGCGCTGCTGGTGCTGGTGGTGCACGGGCTTGCGATGTCGTCCTCCAACATCGCCGCGCTGGCCTTCGTGCAGATCCAGACGCCGCCGGAACGGCTGGGCCGGGTGCTGAGCCTTTACACCATCGTGTTCCGCGTGGGCCCGGCGCTCGGCGCCTTCCTGTTCGGGCTGGCGGCGGAACATACTTCGCTGCGCGCCACCGGCCTGATCTTCGGGGCCGCGGGGCTGGCCGCGACCGCCGCGCTGGCGATCATGATCCTGCGGCCCAAAACCCAATGGAGGCTTCGCCGATGACCAATGCGCCCGACATGGCCCTGGGCCGCGACGCTGCCCTGACCTACCTGACCGGCGGCATGGCCGAGGGGGCCGTCCGCCCGCGCCATCTGGGTGAGAAGTTCACCCCCGACGGCGCGCCCCTGCCCTTTCCCGGCAACACGACGCTCTGCCACCTCGACCCGCAGAGCGCCGCCCATGCCGCCGTTACGCATGCACAGGCGCAACTGCGGTCCGGGCCGCTGGCGGACAGCTTTGCCTTCCTGCCACCAGCCAGCTTTCACATGACGGTTTTCGAGGGCGTGAATGACGCCCACCGGGTGCCGGAACGCTGGCCCGCGGACCTGTCACTCGGCACCCCGCTTGGGGATGTGACGCAGCACTTTGAAACCGCCCTTGCCGCCTGCGACCTGCCGCAGCGCTTCACGATCAGCCCGTTGGAGCTTTTCGCGGGCTTCGCCATCAGCGTGACCGGTGCGACCGCGCCGGACCTGCGGACCATGCGCGCGGCCCGCGACCGGATGAGCGCCGCGCTGCATCTGCGCCGCCCGGATCACGACCGGTACCGCTTTCACATTACACTCGCCTATCCCCTGCGCTGGTTCAATGCCGACGAGGCCAGCGCCATCGTGGATCTATGCGAGGAGATCTTCGCGGGCCTCGCCCCCGCGATGGGCACCGTCCCCCTTGGCCCCATCGCGTTCTGCCAGTTCGAAACCATGCACCGGTTCGACCCGCTCCGGCTGCTAACCTGACACCGGCGCAAGCTTTTCGGCAGCCTTCGGCGCCACGACCGAGATCACGCCGTGCCCGTCGATGTAGTTGTCGAAATGAACCAGCGTCTGGTCGGCATCGGACAGCACAACGGCCATCTGCGCGGGCCCGTCCAGACGATGCACCGCCACGCCCGGCGCCAGCGGAATGGTGACATTGTAGTGGCTGCCTGCCAGCGTCGTGAACGGCACCCCGTGCCAAAGCGCGGTGGAGGTATAGTGCACATGGCCCGCGATGACCTGCCGGATATCCGGGTGGGTCTTCAGCACGTCGACAAGGGCCTTGGCGTTTTCAAGGATGATCCGATCCACCGCGGTCGACAGCGGGTTGGCATGGTGATGCAGGATCACGATCACCGGCCGGTCCGCGGCCTCTGCCAGACGGTCGCGCAGCCAGTTCAGTTGGATCGGCTCCAGCCGCCCTGCACCGTCCTTGCCACCCTCGCTGTCCAGCACGATCAGCCGTTGACCCCTGATGTCCCGAACCGCATCGACGAACCCGGTCGCTGCCGCCGCGTCCTGGCCGAACACCTCCAGAAAAGCCGCGCGGTCGTCATGGTTGCCGATGGTCACGACAGAGGGCACGGTCAGATCGGCCAGCAGATCGCGCAAGCGCTCATAGGCCGCCCGCTCCCCCAGGTCGGCCAGATCGCCGGCCAGAACCACGCAATCGGCATCACCGTGGCGGGCGTTGATCGCGGCGATCCCGGCGCGCAAACGGTCGGCGGTGTCGAGCCCGTGGGAAAGCTGCCCCTCGGGCACCAGATGCAGATCGCTGAGGACGATCAGCTTCAGCCGGTCGCTCATTGGCCCAGACCTTCCGCCGCCAGATAGGCCATGGCCGCGGGGATGCGAGCCTTGTCGCGCAACTCCAGTACCAGCCGCGGATTGCTGGACAGCGTGCCCAGCGCGCGGAACACCGATGTCCACAGGATGGTGCCCTCGCCCGGTGCCCAGTGCCGGTCGGCATGGCCGTCCGCATCCTGCAAATGGACATGGTGCAGGCGGTCGCCGGCGGAGGTCACGTAGTAATCCACCGGCGGGGCACCGTTGGTGACGTGGGAATAATGCGCATGCCCCGTGTCGATCGACAGCGCGATCGCGTCAGAGCCGAAGCTTTCGACCAGCGTCTTGCGGTGCTCTGGATCGATATCCTCGATATTCTCCACCACCAGAACCACGCCCTGATCGGCGGCGCGGGCCACGGCGGCGCCCAGCGTCTGGTGGGTACGCTCCACCATGTCGTCAAACGCATCTGGCTTGTCGCCGAAATTCTGGTTGTCCCATGCCCGGATCGGGGAGTGGACGACCATCTGCGTCGCGCCCACCGCCGCGCAGATATCCAGCCCCTGATCCATCCGCCTGGCGACGACCGCGCGAATCTCGGGGTCGGGGCTGGAGACGACGAAGCCCCAGAACGGCCCGTGGATGCCCCGCCGCCCGGCATGGCCGTCCAGAAGGCGCACGGCCTCTTCGGCCAGGGGCTGCCAGTCGCCCGACAAAACCTCCGGCTTGTGGAAGGTCTGCAATTCCAGATCGCGGTCCTTCTCCTTCAGCCAGTTCAGATAGGGGGGCAGGTCCGGCACGCCGAGGCAGGCACCGATCACGGGCAGGGTCATCGCAGGGCTCCTTCAGACATCAGGCGTTCCGGTTAGCGGCGGGCCGCAACAGCGCTGCGACGTCTGCGTGACATTCCGGCAAAGACGACATGCGCGGCCACGTCGGGCGAACATGGGCCAATCCGACAACCAGCGGCAGATCCGAAACGCCGCCCCCCATGGCGACGGCCTGCAAGTGCCTGAAAAGCCCGGAACCGTCCCCGCGGCTGTCACCAAGCAGTCAAGAAACGTCAATGAAAGCGTCATGCCGCCGCCATACCCGCGTTGCCATCAGCGCGCAGGACAGGTGGACAGGAAGACCCTGTCATGACCCGGAGAGTGACCGATGCTGAAACGCATTCTTGCCGCTCTTGCCCTGCTCGCCCTGGCCCTGTCGGCCACGGCCCCCGCGCAGGCGCAGGACCGCCGCCCCGACCTTGTCGTCGCCGTGAACAACCTGCCCGACAGCCTCGAAGGGATCGAGGAAATGGGCAATGTCGCCGTCCGCATCACCTATTCGATGTTCGACAGCCTGATCCGCCGGGATTTCCTGGCCGATGGATCGGGCACGGCGTCCAAGCTGGTACCCAGCCTTGCCGAAAGTTGGACCCGCATCGACGACCGCACGCTGGAGCTGAAACTGCGCGAAGGCGTGAAGTTCCACGACGGGTCGGAACTGACCTCTGACGACGTGGTGTTTTCGTTCAACGCGGGGCGCGGCCACGGCTATGACCCTCTGATCGGTGCCGCCCGCCGCTTCATGCTGACGATCAGCCATATCGAACCGGTGGACAAATACACCGTCCGCGTGGTGTCGAAAGAACCCGATGTTCTGCTGGAACAGCGTCTTGCCGGCTATGCCTTCTGGGTGGTCGAGAACAAGAACTACATGACCGTCGGCAAGGACGCGTTCGCGCGCAACCCGGTCGGCACCGGCCCCTACAAGATGGATAAATGGGTGGACGGCGAATTCATCCGCCTTGTTTCCCATGACAACTATTTCGGCGGCAGGCCCACCGCGAAATCGGTGACCTTCGTCGAGGTGCCGGAAGTGTCGGCCCGGATCGCGGGTCTTGTCTCGGGCGAATACGACATCGCCGTGAACATCCCGCCCGACCAGATCCCGGTGATCGAGGGGTATGACGACCTGAAGGTCGAGCAGATCGTTCTGGACAACACCCATATGCTGGTCTTCTTCAATGTCGGTCCGACCGCTAAGAAAGAGGTTCGCCAGGCCCTGTCGCTGGCCATCGACCGCGACCTGCTGCGCAAGGCGCTGTGGGCCGACAAGAACTATACCCCGAACGGGCACCAGCTTCCGTCCTACGTGATGTGGATCGAAGATTTCCCCGGTTTCGAATACAACCCCGACAAGGCGCGCGCGCTGCTGAAAGAGGCGGGCTATAACGGCGAGGAGATCGTCTACAAGCTGCCGCTGAACTATTACCTGCTGAGCCTTGAGGCCGCGCAGGCGATGCAGCAGATGTGGAAAGAGGTCGGCCTGAACGTCAAGCTGCAACCGGTCGAGAACTGGAGCCAGGTGAACGACCCCAACCAGACCGTGCATATCCGGCCCTGGTCCAACACCCACCGCATGCCCGACCCGCTGGGCAGCTTCGTGCCGCAATGGGGCGTCGACAGCTGGGTGCAGAAGAACAAGGAAGATGCCGCGCGGTCCTGGAAGGCCCCGGCAGAGTTCAACAAGCTGCACGAGGTGATCGTGGCCTCGACCGACTGGGACGAGCGTCAGCAGGCCTATCGCGACGCGCTGACCATCTTCATGGACGAGGCGCCGGGCACGATGCTGTACAACCCGCTGGAAACCTACGCGATGCGCAAGGACATCGAGTGGAAGCCCTACGGCCTCTACTACATGGACCTGCGCCCCTACAACCTGCAGATCGGCGGCAGCAACTGATCCGCCCAACGCGCCGGCCCACACGGCCGGCGCCCCTGCCCGAGGCCCCCATGCTTTTGTCCGTCGACACCATTTCCGTTCGGATCGACCGGCCCGGCCTTCAGCCGGTGTTTCCCGTGCGCGGCGTATCGCTGGCGGTGGAGGCGGGGCGCACGCTCGCACTCGTCGGTGAATCCGGCTGCGGAAAATCGATGACCTGTCTGGCCATCGCGGGACTGCTTCCCAAACGCGGCCATGTGGCCGAAGGCGCGATCCGGCTGGATGGCCGCAACCTGTGCGAGATGTCGGTGCCAGAGGCCCGCGCCCTGCGCCGCCGCGCCATGGCCAGCGTATTTCAGGATGCCACCGGCGGTCTCAACCCGGTGCGCACCATCGGCTGGCAGGTGGCCGAGGCCGTGCGCCTGCGCAAGGGTGCCACCCGGGCCGACGCGCGGAAAGAGGCGATCCGCCTGCTGGGCCGCGTGGGTCTGCCCGATCCCGAACGCCGCGCCCGCGAATACCCCCACCAGTTTTCCGGCGGCATGAACCAGCGCGCGATGATCGCGCTTGCCATCGCGGGCAGCCCGCGAGTTCTGATCGCCGATGAGGCAACGACAGCACTGGACGTGACGCTTCAGGCCCAGATCCTCGACCTGATCGCCGATCTGCGCGATAGCCTCGGGATGGGCGTCTTGTTCGTGACCCATGATCTGGGCCTTGTCGCCCAACGCGCCGACCATGTCGCGGTGATGTATGCTGGCCGGCTGGTGGAGGCCGCCGATGTAACCACGCTGTTCGCCCGACCACGCCATCCCTATACCGCGGGGCTCTTGGCGGCCCTGCCCGATGCGCAGGGCGCGCGCTCGCGGCTCGCCTCGATCGAGGGGACGGTACCGCCGATCGACACCCTGCCGCCCGGCTGCGCCTTTGCCCCCCGTTGCCCCCGCGCGTCGGCTTTCTGCACGCAATACGACCCCGACCCGGTTGCCGGGCTCGCCTGTCACCACCCCGCTCTGCAGGGCAGTCCCCAGCCCCATCGTGAAACGGTGCCATCATGACCGCGCAACTACAGGCGCATGGGCTGACCAAGTCCTATGCCATCGGGCGGCCGGGGCTGTTTCGCCCGGCCCGCCGCTTTCAGGCGGTGAACGGGGTCGACGTGACGCTTGCCCGGGGCGAAACCCTTGGCATCGTCGGCGAAAGCGGCTGCGGCAAGTCCACGCTGGCGCGCCTGCTGGTCGGGCTCAGCCCCGCCGATACCGGATCGGTGCAGATCGGCGATACCGACGTGCTGCACATGGACGATGCCCACTGGCGCGCGATGCGCCGGCGGATCCAGATCGTCTATCAGGATGCCGCGGGTGCGCTGGACCCCCGGATGACCGTCCGCGCGCAGGTGGAGGAGCCCTTGCGCATTCATAAGCTGCCGCTGAAGGCCGCCGACGAAGCGCTGGCTGCGGTGGGCCTTGTTCCGGCGATGGGCGCGCGCTATCCGCACGAACTGTCCGGCGGGCAGTTGCAGCGCGTGGTGATCGCGCGGGCCCTGACCCTTGACCCCGAGATCCTGGTGCTGGACGAACCGGTCTCGGCGCTCGACGTCTCGATCCAGGCGCAGATCGTGAACCTGTTGCAGGATCTTCAGCGCGACCGGCGCCTGTCCTATCTCTTCGTCAGCCACGATCTGGGCATCGTGCGCCATATCTCGGACCGGATCGCGGTGATGTATCTGGGCCGGATCGTGGAAGAGGCGGAGAAGACCGCCTTTTATGCCCATGCCCTGCACCCCTATTCCCGCGCGCTGCTGGCCGCGGTGCCGGTGGCCGACCCCACCCGCCGCGATGCCGCGCCCCGGATCGGCGACCCGCCCAACCCGGCCAATCCGCCGTCGGGCTGCGGCTTTCATCCGCGCTGCCCCTTTGCCGTGCCACGCTGCGCGGCCGAGGTGCCGCCCCTGCGCGATATCGGCGGACGCCGCGCCGCCTGTCACCGGATCGAGGAGATCGCCTGATGCGCTGGGCCGCGATCAAGTCCTTGCGCGCACTTGTCACGATGTGGCTGGTCGTGACGTTCGTCTTCTTCGTGCTGCGGATTTCGGGCGACCCGACGACGGTCTTGCTGCCCGATGACGTGGACGAGACGACACGCGCCTTCTATCGCGCGAAATGGGGGCTCGATGCACCGCTCTGGTCGCAATATGTCGACTATTTCCGCGCGCTTTTGCAGGGCGATTTCGGGATCTCCTTCCGCAACAATCAGGACGCGTTCCAACTGGTCTGGGACCGGGTGCCGAAAACGGCATTGCTGGGGGGCACGGCACTGACGCTTGCGCTGGTGATCGGCACGCCGCTGGGCGTTCTGGCCGCCCTTTACCGCGACAGCTGGCTGGACCGCGCGATCATGAGCGTCGCGGTCTTCGGCTTCTCCATGCCGAACTTCTTTCTGGGGATCCTGCTGATCCTGATCTTCTCGCTGCACCTGAGGCTCTTGCCATCTTCCGGGTCGGGCACGGTCTGGCATCTGGTGATGCCCGCCCTGACGCTGGGCACCGGCTTTGCCGCGCAGATCGCGCGCTATACCCGGTCCTCGATGATCGACGTGTTGTCGAAGCCCTATATGCGCACCGCAAGGTCCAAGGGCGCTGGCCCTGCCCGGCGGGTGACATGGCACGCCGTTCCCAATGCCGCGGTGCCG
The genomic region above belongs to Rhodovulum sp. P5 and contains:
- a CDS encoding ABC transporter substrate-binding protein; the encoded protein is MLKRILAALALLALALSATAPAQAQDRRPDLVVAVNNLPDSLEGIEEMGNVAVRITYSMFDSLIRRDFLADGSGTASKLVPSLAESWTRIDDRTLELKLREGVKFHDGSELTSDDVVFSFNAGRGHGYDPLIGAARRFMLTISHIEPVDKYTVRVVSKEPDVLLEQRLAGYAFWVVENKNYMTVGKDAFARNPVGTGPYKMDKWVDGEFIRLVSHDNYFGGRPTAKSVTFVEVPEVSARIAGLVSGEYDIAVNIPPDQIPVIEGYDDLKVEQIVLDNTHMLVFFNVGPTAKKEVRQALSLAIDRDLLRKALWADKNYTPNGHQLPSYVMWIEDFPGFEYNPDKARALLKEAGYNGEEIVYKLPLNYYLLSLEAAQAMQQMWKEVGLNVKLQPVENWSQVNDPNQTVHIRPWSNTHRMPDPLGSFVPQWGVDSWVQKNKEDAARSWKAPAEFNKLHEVIVASTDWDERQQAYRDALTIFMDEAPGTMLYNPLETYAMRKDIEWKPYGLYYMDLRPYNLQIGGSN
- a CDS encoding sugar phosphate isomerase/epimerase, producing the protein MTLPVIGACLGVPDLPPYLNWLKEKDRDLELQTFHKPEVLSGDWQPLAEEAVRLLDGHAGRRGIHGPFWGFVVSSPDPEIRAVVARRMDQGLDICAAVGATQMVVHSPIRAWDNQNFGDKPDAFDDMVERTHQTLGAAVARAADQGVVLVVENIEDIDPEHRKTLVESFGSDAIALSIDTGHAHYSHVTNGAPPVDYYVTSAGDRLHHVHLQDADGHADRHWAPGEGTILWTSVFRALGTLSSNPRLVLELRDKARIPAAMAYLAAEGLGQ
- a CDS encoding phosphodiesterase, translated to MSDRLKLIVLSDLHLVPEGQLSHGLDTADRLRAGIAAINARHGDADCVVLAGDLADLGERAAYERLRDLLADLTVPSVVTIGNHDDRAAFLEVFGQDAAAATGFVDAVRDIRGQRLIVLDSEGGKDGAGRLEPIQLNWLRDRLAEAADRPVIVILHHHANPLSTAVDRIILENAKALVDVLKTHPDIRQVIAGHVHYTSTALWHGVPFTTLAGSHYNVTIPLAPGVAVHRLDGPAQMAVVLSDADQTLVHFDNYIDGHGVISVVAPKAAEKLAPVSG
- a CDS encoding ABC transporter ATP-binding protein, encoding MLLSVDTISVRIDRPGLQPVFPVRGVSLAVEAGRTLALVGESGCGKSMTCLAIAGLLPKRGHVAEGAIRLDGRNLCEMSVPEARALRRRAMASVFQDATGGLNPVRTIGWQVAEAVRLRKGATRADARKEAIRLLGRVGLPDPERRAREYPHQFSGGMNQRAMIALAIAGSPRVLIADEATTALDVTLQAQILDLIADLRDSLGMGVLFVTHDLGLVAQRADHVAVMYAGRLVEAADVTTLFARPRHPYTAGLLAALPDAQGARSRLASIEGTVPPIDTLPPGCAFAPRCPRASAFCTQYDPDPVAGLACHHPALQGSPQPHRETVPS
- a CDS encoding ABC transporter permease, whose product is MRWAAIKSLRALVTMWLVVTFVFFVLRISGDPTTVLLPDDVDETTRAFYRAKWGLDAPLWSQYVDYFRALLQGDFGISFRNNQDAFQLVWDRVPKTALLGGTALTLALVIGTPLGVLAALYRDSWLDRAIMSVAVFGFSMPNFFLGILLILIFSLHLRLLPSSGSGTVWHLVMPALTLGTGFAAQIARYTRSSMIDVLSKPYMRTARSKGAGPARRVTWHAVPNAAVPVVTILGFKVGELLGWAVVTETVFAWPGIGRLLTNAVAARDLAVVQCIMILLAFTMVSANMLVDLVYGWLDPRVRVGAGTRQR
- a CDS encoding ABC transporter ATP-binding protein, which gives rise to MTAQLQAHGLTKSYAIGRPGLFRPARRFQAVNGVDVTLARGETLGIVGESGCGKSTLARLLVGLSPADTGSVQIGDTDVLHMDDAHWRAMRRRIQIVYQDAAGALDPRMTVRAQVEEPLRIHKLPLKAADEALAAVGLVPAMGARYPHELSGGQLQRVVIARALTLDPEILVLDEPVSALDVSIQAQIVNLLQDLQRDRRLSYLFVSHDLGIVRHISDRIAVMYLGRIVEEAEKTAFYAHALHPYSRALLAAVPVADPTRRDAAPRIGDPPNPANPPSGCGFHPRCPFAVPRCAAEVPPLRDIGGRRAACHRIEEIA
- a CDS encoding DUF1868 domain-containing protein, which produces MTNAPDMALGRDAALTYLTGGMAEGAVRPRHLGEKFTPDGAPLPFPGNTTLCHLDPQSAAHAAVTHAQAQLRSGPLADSFAFLPPASFHMTVFEGVNDAHRVPERWPADLSLGTPLGDVTQHFETALAACDLPQRFTISPLELFAGFAISVTGATAPDLRTMRAARDRMSAALHLRRPDHDRYRFHITLAYPLRWFNADEASAIVDLCEEIFAGLAPAMGTVPLGPIAFCQFETMHRFDPLRLLT
- a CDS encoding MFS transporter, encoding MRAPILTSARARAGDLSQVFAIRPFATYQAGNIVMTTGFWMQRIAIGWLTWEITGSEAWLGLIAFAELFPSILTALWGGALADRHPATRVMFWGQVLIAGLSAALTVGAATGWLDRWSLLAAMTLLGAISGTILPARLAMASWLVPRALLPTALAVNSTGFNLSRFVGPALAAGLLVVAHEAVVFGLSALGFAALAVQLYRIRHVPRQGPVHQPGPPVSTAAVYRAVMATPAVLGVILLQFAQGALIRPTSELFPAFSELAFGMGEAGLGALNAALGLGAIIGALALSKAREPQAALRQILIMSALFALSLPVFVLTGPFALALLVLVVHGLAMSSSNIAALAFVQIQTPPERLGRVLSLYTIVFRVGPALGAFLFGLAAEHTSLRATGLIFGAAGLAATAALAIMILRPKTQWRLRR